A stretch of DNA from Paenibacillus sp. FSL W8-0186:
TGTTTCTCTCCAGGAATGTTATTCGGATTATTCTAGGAACAGCCGTGCTAACGCATGCGGCACATTTGCTGATTATGACGATGGGCGGGCTGAAGACCGGCGGCGTGCCCGTGCTCGGAGAAGAAACGACTACCTTTACCGATGCTCTGCCGCAAGCCCTGATCCTGACTTCCATCGTGATCAGCTTTGCGGTTACCGCCTTTCTTCTCGTGCTTGCTTACCGGTTGTACCAGGAGAGCAGAAGCGATAACTTAAACGAGTTAAGGAGTATGCTGAATGAATAATATCCTTGTACTCCCCGTCGTTATTCCGGTACTGGCCGGTATTCTGCTTGTGTTCTTCCGGTCGCATATTCAAATTCAAAGATGGCTTAGCCTGGCTGCCATCCTGTCGGTTACAGGCATCAGCATCTATATTCTAAACATGATTCAAAATGCGGGAATCATCCGCCTCGACTTTGGGAATTGGCAGCCGCCGTTCGGCATTCTTTTTGTCGGTGATTCCTTCTCCCTGCTACTGGTGCTAACGACAAGCCTCGTTGCCGCGATTTGCTTGATTTACGCCTTCTATTCCATCGGGGAGCAGCGGGAGCGAATGTTCTTCTATCCCTTTGTCCTGCTCATGGTTGCAGGCGTTAACGGCTCCTTCCTGACAGGGGATTTGTTCAATCTGTATGTGTGCTTTGAAGTTATGCTGTTAGCTTCCTATGCGCTCATTACACTCGGGGGCACCAAAGCCCAGTTGA
This window harbors:
- a CDS encoding Na(+)/H(+) antiporter subunit C; translation: METLIIILTGVLVSVATYLFLSRNVIRIILGTAVLTHAAHLLIMTMGGLKTGGVPVLGEETTTFTDALPQALILTSIVISFAVTAFLLVLAYRLYQESRSDNLNELRSMLNE